TGAAATCGCTCCGGTTCTGCATTGGCGGCCTCCCTTCGTCGTGTCAGGCGTTGCCTTGCTGTCCCGTCGTCTGTTGGTCCGAGCCCGGGCCGCGCAGCTGCCCAAATTTCAACTCGCGCATCGAACTCATCTTCAGCGAATGGCCGCAGCAGCGGATTTCCTTGAATCCCGCCCCACCATCGATGATCATCACGCGCAGCCCGCAGGAATCCGGGTAGAGCTTTTTCTCGTCTAGAATCACTGAGACGGGGAGGGAGCCCTTTTTCCGTCCAAGCGGGGAGCCGACATCCGCTACGATGTCCGCTTCCGTCAGCTCGTGATCGCAGCAGAGCACCTTTTCGAATCCTTCGCCGCCGGCCATGACCTTGATGATCAGGCCGCAACTGTCCGGATGCCGCTTGTGCTCGTCGATCAGGTCGCCTTTTTTGACCGCCATGATGTCCTATGCGTGTCCCGCAGTTTCAAGTCCGCGGCGCTCGTCCACCTGAGCAAAAATTGCCAAGCCGATTAGCAAGAACAGCGCCATCGCGAGCACCGCCCAGCGCTGACTGCCAGTCCTCGCCGCTACTTCGCCGTAGACGATTGGACCAAGGACTGCAGCAAATTTTCCCGTGACGGTGAAGAAGCCGAACAGTTCGCCCTGCTTGCCGACCGGCACGAAGCGTCCGATCAGGGCCCGGCTGGTCGCCTGATTGGCGCCGAGCACGGCGCCCGCCACGAGGCCAATCGCATAAAATTGGTCCCGCGTCTGCACGGCTGCCGCCGCCGCAACCACCGCGATCCAGATCACTAGCGTGACGCTGATCGTGCGTGCAGATCCAATACGATCGGCCAGTTGACCGAATCCCACCGAACCCAGTCCTGCTGCAATCTGCGTGATAAGAAAGTAGATAATCAGATCGCCCGGAGCAAAGTCCAGGACTTTATTGGCGAAAATCGCAGAGGCGACGATCACCGTGCTGATCGCATCCGTGTAGATCAAATAAGCGATGAGAAATCTCGAGAGGTCACGAAACTGCGAGAGGCCCCTAGCCGTTTCAGTCAGCCGGCCAAAGGTATCGCGCCAAGCCGAGGCGCCGCTCGACAGGTGCGGAACGGCGCGCTCTCGCAGCCAGAGGAGCGTCGGCAGCGACGTCACGAGAAAGAACCCCGCGGTCAGCGCGAAGCTCGTCCGATACAACGCGAGATTCTCCTCAGCGAATCCGCCGACAATGAACGGGTAGGCCAGTGCGAGCGACAGCAGTCCGCCCACATAGCCAAGCCCCCAGCCGTAACCGGAGATCCGTCCCATCATGGCCGGTGTCGTGATTTCCACCAGAAAGGCGCTGCAAAAGAGAAAGCCCAGTTCGAAAGCGAGGTTGGCCAGTGCCAACAGCAACAGGCCCAGCCACACATCGCCGCGCTCGACAAAAAACAGCAGAGCCGTGCAGACGACGCAGATCAGCGTCGAGAGAATGAGCAGCGGCTTCTTGATTGCCCGCGCGTCAGCCAGCGCGCCTACTGGAGGGGCGAGCAAGGCCACCGCAAGCATCGAAATCGCATAGCCCCAGAACCAGAGGCGCTCCGCCGTTGCATCGCCGAGATCCTTGGCAACGACCTGGACGAAATAGACGCTATAAGCGACGGTGATGATAAGCGTGGTGAACGACGAATTGGCAAAATCGTACAGGCACCAGGCCCAGAGTTCCTTGGGGCCGGCAGGCGGGAGGTCATTCCGGTGATTCATTAGGCCTGCGCTCTGGAGAGCCGGGCGTGCGTACGCGTGATCGTATCAAGCAGCAACTGGTGGGTGCGGCAGCCGACGATGAGCTGCGCGATGCCGGGATCGGCCGGCACGTGAGAGCGCAGGAAACGCCGTTTCACCGCGCCGATCCGCTGAACGGATGCCGCGAGCCGCTCGTGTGTGATGGTGCCGGTCTCAACGGCGGCGTGGACGGCTTCCATCGCGGACACGGCTTTGGTGCGATCCTGGCAGACCAATAATAAATCCGCACCGGCCAGGATCGCCTGGACCGCGGCTTTGCCGACGTCCTGGTGGTCGCTGATTGCATGCATTTCCAGATCATCGCTCACGATGACACCCGCGAAGCCCAGTTGTTCACGGAGCAGGCTGGTGAGGATCGTCGGAGAGAGCGTCGCCGGGCGGTGCGCATCCAACGCCGGATAGACCACGTGCGCCGTCATGATCGTCGTGAGGCCGTTGAGGATCGCGTACTGAAACGGGACCAGCTCGCGCGCGCGCAGCCCCTCCAGCGACGTTTCGACGACCGGCAGCTCCTTGTGCGAGTCCTTGCTGGTGTCGCCATGGCCTGGGAAATGCTTGCCGCAGGCGACGACGCCCTTGCCCTGCAGACCGCGCACGGCTGCTACGCCCAGTTCAGCCACCGCCTCCGGATCGGTCCCGTAGGCGCGGTCGCCGATGATCGGATTGTCCGGGTTGCTGTGGATGTCTAGTACCGGCGACATGTTCATGTTGATACCGACCGCGCGCAACTCAGCGGCCGTCACCGCGGCAGCGGCATAGGCCAGTTCCTCCGAGCGGCAGGCGCCGATGAGGCCACAGGGGGGAAAGATCGTGAAACCCTTCGGCAGGCGCGAGACGCGGCCGCCTTCCTGGTCGATGGCGATGAGGAGGGGAAAGTGTGGCGAGCGCGCCTGCAGGCCGTTGGTCAGTTCGATGATCTGCGGGGCGTGCTCGAGGTTCCGCGAAAAGAGGATCATTCCGCCGGGCTTGTACTGGGCCTGCAGAGCGGCCCATTCCAACGAGACGGATGTCCCGTCGAAACCGAGCATGAAGAGTTGGCCGACCTGCTCTCGTAAATCCACGCGCGCCCGATGCAGGGTAAGTGGCTACAGACTACGATCGATCAAATATTGAATCAGCAACCGCGTCCCGATCCCCGTTGGGCCTTTCGGAATGTACGCCCGCTCGCGCTCGCTCCAGTCGGTGCTGGCAATGTCCAAGTGCACCCAGGAATGGTTGCCGATGAATTTGCTCAGGAACAGTGCGGCCGTGATCATACCGCCGCCCCGGCCACCGATGTTGCGCATGTCGGCCACGTCGCTCTTGAGCTGCTCGAAATAGTCGTCCCATAGCGGCATTTCCCAGACCCGCTCACCGGCTTTGAGCCCGGAGTCCCGCACGGCGCGCTTGAGATCGTCGTCGTTGCCGAACATGCCGATGGCAAATTGGCCCAGCGCCACGATGCAGGCGCCGGTGAGCGTGGCGATGTCGATGACCACGTCCGGTTTCAGGCGCGCGGCGTAGGACAGGCCGTCGGCCAGGATCAGCCGACCCTCAGCATCGGTATTCTGCACCTCGATGGTTTTGCCGGAGAGGCTTTTGAGAATGTCGCCGGGCTTGATCGCGCGGCCGCCTGGCATGTTTTCCGTGGCGGGCAGGATGCCGACAAGATGAATCGGCAGGCGCAGCCGCGCGGCGGCCCGCACGGTGGCCAGCACCTCAGCGCCGCCGGTCATGTCTGCCTTCATCTGCTCCATGTTTTCAGCCGGCTTGAGCGAGATGCCGCCCGTGTCGAAGGTGATCGTCTTGCCAACGATCACGACCGGCTTGGTGCTCCGGCGCGCCCCGTGGTACTCGAGGATGATGAACTTCGGCGGCTCGTGGCTACCGCGTGCGACACCGAGGAAGGCCCCCATGCCCAGCCGCTCCACCTGCGCGCGCTCCAATACTTTGACCCGCACGCCGCGTTCATGGCCGATCGTCTTGGCTTCCAGCGCGACGCGCGACGGCGTCATAACGTTTGAGGGATGGTTGCAGAGATCGCGTACGAACATCGCCGCCTCGGCGGTGGCTGTTCCGCGCCGCGCGCCTTCCTTGAGATCGGCCAGTTGCCGGGTGTTGGTGGCGAGCAGCGTCAGACGCGCCACCTGCTTGTCGACGGCGTTCTTCTCGCTCAGGTACTCCGTGAACTGGTAAGTGCCGAGGATCGCGCCCTCGACAAGCGCCTGGGCCAGCTCGATGGTGGTCGTCTTTGACAGGTCCTCGCCGTGCAGGCACGTGACGAACGACGTAGCGCCGGTCTGCCGCACGCGCTTGACCGCGGTGCCCATGGCCTGCCGGATGTAATCTACCCGCGCGGCCTTCTTTTTGCCGAGCCCGACGAGCAGCACGCGTTTCGCCGGCACCTTGCCCGATGTATGGAGCAGCACCGCCTGATTCAGCTTACCCTTGAACTCGCCGCTTGTGAGCAGCTTCCGCAGTTGACCGCTGAGGGCACGGTCCACGACGCCGGCTTGGTCGTTCAGGCCATCGCCGTCGAAATGAGTGAGGACCAATACCTCCGCCGGTTCCCGTTCAATCTTTCCCTGCTTCACCGTAACATTCATTGAGTCTCCTTCAATAGACGCCTGTTCACACGCCGCGTGTCTGCGGATCCCAGATCAGTTTGTGCAATTGGAGCTGGACACGTACCGGCAGTTTGTCGGCCAGCACCCATTCGGAGAGCTGGCGTGGGTCCAGTTCGCCGAACGAGGGACTGAAGAGAACCGGGCAGCGATCGGTCAGCTGGTACCGGCCGACGATCGTTTTGGAAAAGTCGTAATCCACGCGATCCTTGAGGACGAACTTGATTTCGTCCTTGCCGGCGATACGGTCCAGATTCTGCCAGTCCATCCGGTCCATCATGCCGCTACCGGGGCATTTCACATCCATAATAATACGGGCGCGGGCATCCACCGGCGAGATGTCGATGGCGCCGCTGGTTTCGACCAGCACCGCGTAGCCCTCGTCGCAGAGCCGCGCGATCAGCGGGAACGCTTCCGCCTGATGCAGCGGCTCGCCGCCCGTCACTTCCACCAAACGGCAGCCGAACAAACGAACCTTCGCGAGGACCTCGTCCAGCGCCATCTCCGTACCGCCGTAAAACGTGTATTCGCTGTCGCACCAGGAGCAGCGGAGCGGGCAGCCGGTGAGCCGTACAAAGGCACAGGGCTGCCCGGCAAAGGTTGATTCGCCCTGGATGCTGTGGAAGATTTCCGTCACGCGCATAAACAATCCAAGTATGAACGATGAGCAATGAAATGTCCGGGGAGGGAAATCAGGCGTTCAAGAACAAAGACGCCAGTTTCTTCGTTCCTCGTTCTGCCTTCATACTTCATCGGTGGGGTCACTCCCATTTCACGACCGGCCAGTGGTATTTGTTTGCGATCGCGTACATACCGCGGATCGGATTGACGACGAGCGGATGGCCCACGGCCAGCAAAATCTCCTCGTCGCCCGGGCTGTCCCCATAGGCATGGCAGTCTTTGAGATTTAGCCCCTGCGCGTGCGCAAACTCCTCGACCAGTGCACGCTTCCCCGCGCCATAGGGGAGGGGCAGGGTCAAATGGCCCGTGTAGGCGCCAGTCTCGTCCAGATCCGGTTGCGCGCAGAAGATGGTTTCCACCCCCAGTGGTTTGGCGAGCGGACGGATCAGAAATTCCGGACAGCCGGTGATGAAGACGACCAGATGCTTGTTGCGCTGGTGCTCCTCCAGCCGCGCCATTGCGGCTCGGGAGACGAGCGGACGGAGCTCCTGCTGGATGAACGCGTCGGCCAGCGGCTCGATCATTTCCGGGCGCTTCCCTTCTAGATAGAGTTTGCGTTCGCGTAGCGGATGCAGGGAGATCGTCGGCAGGTGCTGGAGCAGATAGCCCACGCTCTTGAGCATGTCGCCTAGGCCCACGAGGCCCTGCTTGTAGAGATGACGGAAGAAGCGGACCTCGAGCGCGGGACCGGGAATCAGCGTATTGTCCACGTCGAAAAACGCGCCGATGCGGCAGGGGGCAGCAGTCGAACCGGAGCCATGGGTGGACGGATTGGACATGGTGTCGCGTGGCCGGATTCTAACGAACGATCCGTTGAATGACAAGGCAGGGGGAGGCTATAATCCGCACCAGTGCCGAAGTGGTGGAATGGCAGACACGCACGTTTGAGGGGCGTGTGGCGCAAGCCGTGCGGGTTCAAGTCCCGCCTTCGGCACCAACCCTTTGCCCCCCACACGGGGCGCTCCCGGTTTCTTGCCTTCGACTGTGGCCCGCTTTAGCCCGGTCTTCACGCGCTCAACACTAATGGTTCGCTCGAATTGGGCGAAGACCTTCCTTGATCTCAAAAATCATTTCCCTCAGCGGAGAGGTGGTATCGAGCCCCTGCTGATGGAGGATATCGGGTGAACCTCTTGGCGTGAATGCCTTTTAAGCAGGTCACAAGATCGAGCAGCGACCGGCCCCGCCTGTCTACTGACTACGCGGCCACAAGTTCGAACGTCAACCGCATGGCCCCCCGCCCGTCAGGCGGGCTTCGAGAGCCGTTTCAGCAGCAGGGGAGAGGCCAGGCTTGTGAGCGTAACCGACACGACCACGGCCCCGTATTCCGCCGTCGAGAAGACGGCCTGCGCGAGACCGGCCCCCGCGAAGATCAGTACGACTTCGCCGCCCGGCACCATGCCGGCCCCCACGATCCACCGGCGGACGCCCGGTCCCCACGCGCCTAGCCCTGCGGCCAGCTTGCCCGCAATGGCCGCTCCCGTCAGTCCTCCCGCCAGCGCCAGCGACGGCCAGTTTTCTAGCACGAATGGATTCAGGCGGCTCAGATCCACGGCCGCGCCGATCAGCACGAAGAACACGGGCACGAAGACGTCGGCTACTGGTTTGATGGCGGTGGTGATCTGCTCGCGGTGGCCGGTGCGTGCCAGGACGAGGCCGGCGGCAAAGGCGCCGATCAGCGGCGCCAGATGCAGCAGGTGTGCGCCGTAGCCGAGGCCAAGGGCGAAGAGCAACGAGGAAATGACCAGACTGCCGCGCGTCTGCATGCGATCTAGCAGGCGGCTGAACCAGTGCGCGTAGTGCACGCCGACGGCGACGGATGCGCCCAGCAGGAGGCAGGCGAGTCCCGCGGTCTGCGCGACGCCAAGCCACGACACCGAGCCGTGGGCCGCCAGATCGAGCATGACCGACAACAGGATCATTCCCAGAATGTCGTCCAACACGGCCGCGCCCAGAATGATCGCGCCGTCCACGCTTTTCAACCGCCCTAGGTCGGCCAGGGTGCGGACGGAAATCGCCACACTCGTTGCGGTCATCGTCGCGCCGAGAAACAGGGCCTGGAAGTGCGGCAGTGCCAGTGCGCGCGCCAGGGCGTAGGTCAATCCGAATGGCACAAACACGCCGACAACGGCCACGGTGCCAGCCGAGGGGCCGGCCTTGAGGAAGGCTGCGAGGTCCGATTCGAGCCCGACCTCAAAGAGCAGCAGGAGCACGCCGATGTCGCCGAGCAATTTGAGCGTCGGTGTTGCCTCCACCCAGCCGAGCAGGCTGCCACCGACGAGCACGCCGGCCAGCAGTTCGCCCAGCACGGCCGGTTGCCCCAGCCGCGCCGCCAGTTCGCCGAACAGGCGGGCCGAGACATAGACGGCGATCAAATTCAGAAGCAGGGACGGCAGGTCCATGGTGCCGGACGATACTGGACCGTTCAGATAAAAACAACTCTGCTCAAAGGTTCGATGATCCATGCGGAATGTTGAATTGACAGAGAGCCGATCGAAACGGCACACTCCTGCTCCGTCTTCGAAGTAAATTCAGTCATGAAAAATACTGAAATTCATGCGGTGCTTGGCGCGCTTGCCGTCACGGTCGGCTTCTGGCTGGCGGTGGGCAGTACACCGATCGAAGGGTTGGTTGCTGTTGCGCTGGCAGTGGCGGGGTTGCTCGTCTGGCAGGGGACGACGCTCGGCCGCCTCTGGGCCTGGGCCTCGCTGCTCGTGGGGCTCGACAGCCTCGCGTGGCCGATCGTGACGATGGTGCGGATCGGCCGCGTCACCCAGCAGCCAGACGACCAGCAGATGGGGGAAATTCTGGGGGCAGTGGTGACGGGTCTCTTTGCTGCGGTCTTCTGGATCAGTTTCGCGTGGGGGCTTTTTCGGCGGGTGCAACGGCAGGAGGGCGAGGCGGTTGCTCCGGTTCAGAACAAGCCGGCCCCAAAGACACGCTAGCCAATCTCGATGGGGTCCACATCCACGTCAAATTTCAGTCCACGGTGTGCTTTCTCTGCTTCCATCTTGTCCAGCGTCGCCCTCACACTCGTTCGTGCCAAATCGCCGCTGGAGGATTTGACCAGAATCTGCCAGCGGTAACGGCCGCGGATCCGCTCGACCGATGCTGGAATGGGACCGAGCACGATCAGAGCGCCGGATGATTTGTTGGCGTGAGCCTTCAATGCCGATGCCCAACTTTCCGCAGCGGTTTTGACGGCAGCATCCGTTTTCCCCGACACGCGCAAACTAATCAACTGTCCGAACGGCGGATAGCCTAGGGCTTGCCGGAACGAGAGTTCCTGCCCGTAAAATTTCTCTGGGTCGTTGTGCGCGATCGCGGCGATCGCGTGATGGTCGGGCAGGGCGGTCTGGAGAATGACCTGTCCATCCGGATGCGCCAATCCGACTGCGTCGCGCAGCATCTGATAGGTCCGTTCCGCTGAGCGGAAATCCGGCCGGTGCAGGCCTGCGTCGGCATAGGGAATGCCGACACAGCCGACCAGCGGCATCGGCAGATCCTGAAAGAGCAGTTGCGTGCCAATCACGATATCGAGTTGTTTGTCGGTCAGGCTGCGGCGCAGAGTGGCAACCTGTTCAGCCGTGCGCGCCGTTTCGCGGTCAAGCCGTCCGATGCGCGCCCCGGGAAGCAGCCGCCGGAGTTCCTCCTCCAGCCGTTCCGTGCCCGTGCCCACCGGTTCGATGCGCGGCGAATGACAGGACGGGCAGGTGTCCGGTACGCTCTGCGTAGCGCCGCAGTAGCGGCAGGCCAGCCGGGATGCGTTTCGATAAAGCGTCAGTGGCACGGTGCAGTGGGCACAGGCGGGGGCGGCGCCGCAGTCCCGGCAGTGCAGGGCAGCGGCGAATCCTTTGCGGTTGGCAAAAAGGATGGCGCCCGATCCGTCTGCCATTGCTGCGCGCAGACCGGTTAGCATCGCCTCCGAGAGCAGCGTGCGCGGTGGCATCTGGCGCAGATCTACGAGATGGACCGCAGCCTGCCGTGCCGGCGTGAGGGTGTGCGTCTGCGGCGCGGTCTGGATCGAATGCGTCGTGTGTGTGCCGACGCTCTCCCGCGTTTCAATTGATGGATGGGCCGTGCCTAGGAGCAGAATTGCGTGATGCCGCGCGGCACGCATCGCGGCCACAGCGCGGGCGTGGTAGTGAGGTTCCGGTTCCTCCTTCAGCCCAGACGCCTCCTCCTCGTCCACGCAGATCAATCCGGGAGCGCGCAACGGCGCAAAGACGGCCGACCGCGTGCCGACGACCACGTCGGCCTCCCCGCGTCCGATGCGTTCCCATCGGCGCGCGCGTTCGTCGGGTCGCAACTCGCTATGCAGAAGCACCACGCGTTCCGGCCAGCAGGCGCTGCCGAGCGCCGCGAGCGCTGCCGCGCGGCGGATTTCCGGCGACACGATCAGGACCGTCGTTCCGGCCGCCAGGGCGGCTCTGGTGGCATCCAGCAGGACGGCCCAGCGTGAGGCGAGCGGGCCTTCGATCAGAAATGTCTCGTGGCGATGCTCAGCTAGTGCCTGCTCGAACTGCGGCCACCACGATGGTACGGGGGTAGCGGGGAGCGGGGGCGTCTCGGGACGCAGTGGCGGCCGTTCGGTTTTCGCTGCGGCCTTCCGGCTCCTACGCGCCGGTTTTGACGGGGCAGCGAGCGCCGGGAAAATCAGCCGCAGGCACTGGCCCCATGGCGCGAGATAGTAATCCGCGACGTTTCGGGACAGGTCGAGCAGATCGGGTGTGATGCCGGCGGCGGCTGTTTCCTCTGATGCCAGGATGTCGCGCAAGTGGAGTGGTGTCGTGCGAGCTTGCGCGAAAAACTTCGGAGGCTCAGCTGGGAACGCGACTACGACGCCGGGCACAGTGCTGGCGCCCAGCGGCACCTGTACGAGGCTGCCGATGTGCACCGACCGGCGCAGAGTGTCCGGGATGCCATAGGTGAAGATGCGATGCAGGTGGCGGGGAACAATCACGTCGGCAAAACGGGGTACAGACATGCGCCATTCTAGACCGGATCGGCGGTGAATTCCTACGGGGCGTGGCAGGGGCGTGGGGCGATGAAAATCGAACGAACGACTTAGCAGGACGTTCTGAAATCGGAAAGGTCCCCACCCGGCAGCATGCTGGCCGGGGCGGTCTGGGCCCTGGCTTTGAAGAGGGACTCCTGGCGGTCAACGGCGGACAGCGGGGGATCGGCAGTCTGGTGTCTTTGAAGCCTGTGCTTGACGGCAAAACGATCACCGCGCCCACGGTGCCGGGCATCGGTGGGTCGGGTTTGCCCGTGGCAGGAAGGTCTGTTGTGATGGTGACAGCGCACCACAGCCCCCGCGCACCGCCGCACCAACCGTCTTGATTTTTGTCATAACACCTACCCCCACAGGAACCTGCCGGCACAACGAAAACGCGACTCATTGCCAGAAAAAGCCTCTGAAATTGACATGTTTGAAGGATGTCTCCGTCCTGTGTTAGGGTGCATCATGGATCGTGCCCAGCGATCGCAACCCGGCAATACGTCGTCGCCAGACGCCCGCCCGCGGCGGATCGACACGCAAATCCACCGGCGCAAAAAAGCCAAGGCGCTCTCGCCGCTGACGGCTGAGTGGGAAGCGCGGCGGTCCGTGAAATCGACCGATCTCAAAATGCCGTCCGACCGCATGCGAAAAGCGCCCTAAGCCATCTGTGCCGAGCAGATTTGTCGAGCGGGCCGAGGGTGGTTTTTCCCTCCTGAGTTCCATTGAAATAACAAGAGCTTCGAGATTTGCAAAAGAGCCGTGGGGCTTTCGGGGCTGAGAGGCACTAGGCCATTTGAGCGCTTGATTTGTCTTGAAAAATTCGACTACCATGCCCTCCTTACTCTCAGAATTTCAGGGGGTTAGATCACATGACCGGAGCTGAGCAACTCCTGGATTATTTGGGGCGGTACTTTCCGGTCCTCCTGTTCATTGGCATTGCGCTGGCGTTTGGCGTCGTCACGCTGGTGCTCAGTTACTTTGTCCAGCCGAAATACCCGGAAGCAGAAAAGCTCAGCGCCTATGAATGCGGCAGCGAGCCCTTCTCAGACGCCCGCATGCCGTTCCCTGTCCGGTACTATATCTTCGCTATGCTGTTTGTGATCTTTGATATCGAAGTCATTTTTCTCTATCCCTGGGCGGTGACCTTCTTCAAGCTCGGGGTCATCGGCTTGATCGAAATGCTGATCTTTATCGCGCTCTTCGTCGTTGCCTACGTCTACGCGTGGAAGAAGGGGGCATTGGAGTGGGACTGAGCGGCGGGTATGTACAAGTGTGAATGACGAAGTATGAGCGATGAACGGAAGAGTGGGCTACTGCATGTGGCAGCATTCGGAGTAGATCGTTAGAGGTTACGATATGGGACTGATTCAGCTTGGCCGGCACGAGAAGGACGGAGACA
The sequence above is a segment of the Nitrospira sp. genome. Coding sequences within it:
- the nagZ gene encoding beta-N-acetylhexosaminidase; the encoded protein is MDLREQVGQLFMLGFDGTSVSLEWAALQAQYKPGGMILFSRNLEHAPQIIELTNGLQARSPHFPLLIAIDQEGGRVSRLPKGFTIFPPCGLIGACRSEELAYAAAAVTAAELRAVGINMNMSPVLDIHSNPDNPIIGDRAYGTDPEAVAELGVAAVRGLQGKGVVACGKHFPGHGDTSKDSHKELPVVETSLEGLRARELVPFQYAILNGLTTIMTAHVVYPALDAHRPATLSPTILTSLLREQLGFAGVIVSDDLEMHAISDHQDVGKAAVQAILAGADLLLVCQDRTKAVSAMEAVHAAVETGTITHERLAASVQRIGAVKRRFLRSHVPADPGIAQLIVGCRTHQLLLDTITRTHARLSRAQA
- a CDS encoding leucyl aminopeptidase → MNVTVKQGKIEREPAEVLVLTHFDGDGLNDQAGVVDRALSGQLRKLLTSGEFKGKLNQAVLLHTSGKVPAKRVLLVGLGKKKAARVDYIRQAMGTAVKRVRQTGATSFVTCLHGEDLSKTTTIELAQALVEGAILGTYQFTEYLSEKNAVDKQVARLTLLATNTRQLADLKEGARRGTATAEAAMFVRDLCNHPSNVMTPSRVALEAKTIGHERGVRVKVLERAQVERLGMGAFLGVARGSHEPPKFIILEYHGARRSTKPVVIVGKTITFDTGGISLKPAENMEQMKADMTGGAEVLATVRAAARLRLPIHLVGILPATENMPGGRAIKPGDILKSLSGKTIEVQNTDAEGRLILADGLSYAARLKPDVVIDIATLTGACIVALGQFAIGMFGNDDDLKRAVRDSGLKAGERVWEMPLWDDYFEQLKSDVADMRNIGGRGGGMITAALFLSKFIGNHSWVHLDIASTDWSERERAYIPKGPTGIGTRLLIQYLIDRSL
- a CDS encoding HAD-IB family hydrolase, with product MSNPSTHGSGSTAAPCRIGAFFDVDNTLIPGPALEVRFFRHLYKQGLVGLGDMLKSVGYLLQHLPTISLHPLRERKLYLEGKRPEMIEPLADAFIQQELRPLVSRAAMARLEEHQRNKHLVVFITGCPEFLIRPLAKPLGVETIFCAQPDLDETGAYTGHLTLPLPYGAGKRALVEEFAHAQGLNLKDCHAYGDSPGDEEILLAVGHPLVVNPIRGMYAIANKYHWPVVKWE
- a CDS encoding NADH-quinone oxidoreductase subunit A codes for the protein MTGAEQLLDYLGRYFPVLLFIGIALAFGVVTLVLSYFVQPKYPEAEKLSAYECGSEPFSDARMPFPVRYYIFAMLFVIFDIEVIFLYPWAVTFFKLGVIGLIEMLIFIALFVVAYVYAWKKGALEWD
- the priA gene encoding primosomal protein N', which codes for MSVPRFADVIVPRHLHRIFTYGIPDTLRRSVHIGSLVQVPLGASTVPGVVVAFPAEPPKFFAQARTTPLHLRDILASEETAAAGITPDLLDLSRNVADYYLAPWGQCLRLIFPALAAPSKPARRSRKAAAKTERPPLRPETPPLPATPVPSWWPQFEQALAEHRHETFLIEGPLASRWAVLLDATRAALAAGTTVLIVSPEIRRAAALAALGSACWPERVVLLHSELRPDERARRWERIGRGEADVVVGTRSAVFAPLRAPGLICVDEEEASGLKEEPEPHYHARAVAAMRAARHHAILLLGTAHPSIETRESVGTHTTHSIQTAPQTHTLTPARQAAVHLVDLRQMPPRTLLSEAMLTGLRAAMADGSGAILFANRKGFAAALHCRDCGAAPACAHCTVPLTLYRNASRLACRYCGATQSVPDTCPSCHSPRIEPVGTGTERLEEELRRLLPGARIGRLDRETARTAEQVATLRRSLTDKQLDIVIGTQLLFQDLPMPLVGCVGIPYADAGLHRPDFRSAERTYQMLRDAVGLAHPDGQVILQTALPDHHAIAAIAHNDPEKFYGQELSFRQALGYPPFGQLISLRVSGKTDAAVKTAAESWASALKAHANKSSGALIVLGPIPASVERIRGRYRWQILVKSSSGDLARTSVRATLDKMEAEKAHRGLKFDVDVDPIEIG
- a CDS encoding radical SAM protein yields the protein MRVTEIFHSIQGESTFAGQPCAFVRLTGCPLRCSWCDSEYTFYGGTEMALDEVLAKVRLFGCRLVEVTGGEPLHQAEAFPLIARLCDEGYAVLVETSGAIDISPVDARARIIMDVKCPGSGMMDRMDWQNLDRIAGKDEIKFVLKDRVDYDFSKTIVGRYQLTDRCPVLFSPSFGELDPRQLSEWVLADKLPVRVQLQLHKLIWDPQTRGV
- a CDS encoding cation:proton antiporter produces the protein MDHRTFEQSCFYLNGPVSSGTMDLPSLLLNLIAVYVSARLFGELAARLGQPAVLGELLAGVLVGGSLLGWVEATPTLKLLGDIGVLLLLFEVGLESDLAAFLKAGPSAGTVAVVGVFVPFGLTYALARALALPHFQALFLGATMTATSVAISVRTLADLGRLKSVDGAIILGAAVLDDILGMILLSVMLDLAAHGSVSWLGVAQTAGLACLLLGASVAVGVHYAHWFSRLLDRMQTRGSLVISSLLFALGLGYGAHLLHLAPLIGAFAAGLVLARTGHREQITTAIKPVADVFVPVFFVLIGAAVDLSRLNPFVLENWPSLALAGGLTGAAIAGKLAAGLGAWGPGVRRWIVGAGMVPGGEVVLIFAGAGLAQAVFSTAEYGAVVVSVTLTSLASPLLLKRLSKPA
- a CDS encoding MFS transporter; this translates as MNHRNDLPPAGPKELWAWCLYDFANSSFTTLIITVAYSVYFVQVVAKDLGDATAERLWFWGYAISMLAVALLAPPVGALADARAIKKPLLILSTLICVVCTALLFFVERGDVWLGLLLLALANLAFELGFLFCSAFLVEITTPAMMGRISGYGWGLGYVGGLLSLALAYPFIVGGFAEENLALYRTSFALTAGFFLVTSLPTLLWLRERAVPHLSSGASAWRDTFGRLTETARGLSQFRDLSRFLIAYLIYTDAISTVIVASAIFANKVLDFAPGDLIIYFLITQIAAGLGSVGFGQLADRIGSARTISVTLVIWIAVVAAAAAVQTRDQFYAIGLVAGAVLGANQATSRALIGRFVPVGKQGELFGFFTVTGKFAAVLGPIVYGEVAARTGSQRWAVLAMALFLLIGLAIFAQVDERRGLETAGHA